A stretch of the Hydra vulgaris chromosome 09, alternate assembly HydraT2T_AEP genome encodes the following:
- the LOC100215242 gene encoding gamma-glutamyl hydrolase A, protein MALFGLVFVLLNVFTLPSESLLNDRPIIAVLAQLSPVDNHYSYIAASYVKYLESAGARVVPIPASMTADEVSKLFNYVNGVLYPGGSTTWFTSGYYKHAKIFHDLAIKANKNGDYFPVWGTCLGFETLHVIATESGDVLTNFAAEDISLALNFTPDASTSRLFSGIDKNLFKALSAENITYNHHSYGISPREYTVRSTLKSFYKILSTNKDTNGLTFVSSIEAYDYPFYGTQWHPEKNAFEFSQNEQLPHSVNAVRMAQYVANFFVDESRKNSHKFPSAKLEQDYLIYNFNPVYTGGKEGRLTNFEQVYLFPETPHNEI, encoded by the exons ATGGCTCTTTTTGGAttggtttttgttttgcttaatGTTTTTACCTTACCAAGTGAATCACTTTTAAATGATCGCCCCATCATTGCTGTACTTGCACAACTATCACCTGTTGACAACCATTACTCTTATATTGCTGCTTCGTACGTTAAGTATTTAGAGAGCGCAGGAGCTCGCGTTGTACCTATTCCTGCTAGCATGACGGCAGACGAAgtctcaaaattatttaactatgtAAATGGAGTTCTATATCCGGGAGGCAGCACAACATGGTTTACCTCTGGGTACTACAAACATGCTAAAATTTTTCATGATCTTGCTATTAAAGCCAACAAGAATGGAGATTATTTTCCTGTTTGGGGGACTTGCCTTGGCTTTGAAACACTTCATGTAATTGCTACTGAGAGTGGAGATGTGTTAACAAACTTTGCAGCTGAAGATATCTCTTTAGCATTAAACTTTACTCCAGATGCAAGCACAAGTCGCTTGTTCTCAggaattgataaaaatttatttaaagcattatCAGCTGAAAACATAACATATAATCACCATTCATACGGAATATCTCCTAGGGAATACACAGTTAGATCTACTCTCAAATCGTTTTACAAGATTTTATCTACTAACAAAGATACCAATGGACTGACATTTGTTTCATCTATTGAag CTTATGACTATCCTTTTTATGGCACTCAATGGCACCCAGAAAAAAATGCTTTCGAATTTTCTCAAAACGAGCAACTTCCTCATTCTGTGAATGCTGTCAGAATGGCGCAATAtgttgcaaacttttttgttgaTGAATCTCGAAAAAATTCACACAAATTTCCGTCAGCGAAACTTGAGCAggattatttaatttacaactTCAATCCTGTTTATACTGGAGGTAAAGAAGGAAGACTTACTAACTTTGAGCAAGTATATCTCTTTCCAGAAACTCCCCATAATGAAATATAA